One Chroogloeocystis siderophila 5.2 s.c.1 DNA window includes the following coding sequences:
- a CDS encoding Uma2 family endonuclease has translation MALTTAKWTIDDYHQMIAAGILDKRRVELLRGEIVEMPPEGEPHAYYSSEAGEYLIQLLGERATVRLSKPITLPNDSEPEPDIAVVQRLGREYLSHHPYPENIYWLIEYSDSSLEKDLEIKSKIYAEVGIAEYWVVNLRKRQLIVLRDCQDEDYTSKSTLAGGTIYPLAFPSVAIAVDAIIG, from the coding sequence ATGGCGCTCACTACAGCCAAGTGGACAATAGACGACTATCATCAGATGATTGCAGCGGGGATTTTAGACAAGCGGCGTGTAGAACTGCTGCGTGGAGAAATTGTTGAAATGCCACCCGAGGGAGAACCACACGCCTATTATAGTAGTGAAGCTGGGGAATATTTAATTCAATTGTTGGGCGAGCGCGCTACAGTTCGTTTGAGTAAACCGATTACACTTCCTAATGATTCTGAACCTGAACCTGATATTGCAGTAGTTCAGAGATTAGGAAGGGAATATTTATCACATCATCCCTACCCAGAAAATATCTATTGGCTAATTGAATACTCAGATTCCAGCTTAGAGAAAGATTTAGAAATAAAAAGTAAAATTTATGCTGAAGTTGGAATTGCTGAATACTGGGTAGTTAACCTGAGAAAAAGACAACTCATTGTCTTGCGAGATTGTCAAGATGAAGATTACACTTCCAAATCCACATTAGCTGGAGGGACAATTTACCCCTTAGCATTTCCATCGGTAGCAATAGCGGTAGATGCAATTATTGGTTGA
- the ilvA gene encoding threonine ammonia-lyase, biosynthetic, which yields MLCDYLVQILTARVYDVAQETPLDYATNLSGRLNNKVFLKREDMQSVFSFKLRGAYNKMVNLPPDMLAQGVIAASAGNHAQGVALAASYLGTRAFIVMPVTTPQVKVDAVRSRGGEVVLHGDTYDDAYAYARQLEAEKNLTFIHPFDDPEVIAGQGTIGMEILRQHQQPIHAIFVAIGGGGLISGIAAYVKRLRPEIKIIGVEPVDADAMYQSLKAGKRVRLSQVGLFADGVAVREVGEETFHLCQQYVDEIMLVDTDATCAAIKDVFEDTRSILEPAGALAIAAAKAYVEREQIQRQTLVAVACGANMNFDRLRFVAERAELGERREAIYAVAIPEQRGSLGKFCECIGKRNLTEFNYRIADEKEAHIFVGVQIENRADRVKLVETFEHCGFKTIDLTDDELTKLHLRHMVGGHSPLAHNELLYRFEFPERPGALMKFVGSMSPDWNISLFHYRNNGADYGRIVVGMQVPPHEMEQWQAFLETLGYRYWDESQNPAYKLFLG from the coding sequence ATGCTGTGCGACTACCTGGTACAAATCCTGACTGCTCGCGTGTACGATGTCGCGCAAGAAACACCGCTTGATTATGCTACAAATTTATCTGGAAGGTTGAATAACAAAGTTTTCCTCAAGCGCGAAGATATGCAGTCGGTGTTTTCCTTCAAGCTGCGGGGTGCTTATAACAAAATGGTGAATTTACCACCGGATATGCTTGCACAAGGTGTCATTGCTGCTTCGGCGGGAAACCACGCCCAAGGTGTTGCTTTAGCTGCAAGTTATTTAGGAACACGTGCATTTATTGTGATGCCAGTAACGACACCTCAAGTTAAAGTTGATGCAGTGCGATCGCGTGGTGGTGAGGTGGTATTACACGGCGATACCTATGACGATGCTTATGCGTACGCCCGACAATTAGAAGCCGAAAAAAACTTGACGTTCATTCATCCGTTTGACGATCCAGAGGTGATTGCTGGACAAGGAACGATTGGGATGGAAATTTTGCGGCAACATCAACAACCAATTCATGCTATTTTTGTCGCGATTGGTGGTGGCGGATTGATTTCGGGAATTGCAGCGTATGTGAAAAGGTTGCGTCCAGAAATTAAGATTATTGGTGTTGAACCTGTCGATGCTGATGCGATGTATCAGTCGCTCAAAGCTGGAAAACGCGTGCGATTATCGCAAGTCGGTTTATTTGCAGATGGTGTTGCGGTGCGCGAAGTTGGTGAAGAGACATTTCATTTGTGTCAGCAGTATGTTGATGAAATTATGCTGGTTGATACAGATGCTACGTGTGCTGCGATTAAAGACGTGTTTGAGGATACGCGCTCAATATTAGAACCTGCGGGGGCGTTGGCGATCGCCGCTGCCAAAGCTTACGTCGAACGCGAACAAATCCAGAGACAAACACTCGTTGCAGTAGCCTGCGGTGCGAATATGAACTTTGATCGCTTGCGCTTTGTTGCAGAAAGAGCAGAATTAGGCGAACGTCGCGAAGCTATTTATGCGGTTGCAATTCCCGAACAACGTGGTAGTTTGGGTAAGTTTTGTGAATGTATCGGTAAGCGCAACTTAACCGAGTTCAACTATCGCATTGCCGATGAAAAAGAAGCACATATTTTTGTAGGAGTGCAGATTGAAAACCGTGCAGATCGAGTTAAGTTAGTCGAAACTTTTGAACATTGTGGTTTCAAAACGATCGACTTAACCGATGACGAACTGACAAAGTTGCATTTACGACACATGGTGGGCGGACATTCGCCGCTGGCGCACAATGAGTTACTCTACCGATTTGAATTTCCCGAACGTCCTGGCGCGTTAATGAAGTTTGTTGGTTCAATGAGTCCTGATTGGAACATCAGCTTATTTCACTACCGCAACAACGGTGCAGACTACGGGCGAATTGTTGTTGGGATGCAAGTACCACCGCACGAGATGGAACAGTGGCAAGCATTTCTTGAGACTTTGGGCTATCGTTACTGGGATGAAAGCCAGAATCCAGCGTATAAGTTGTTTTTGGGGTAA
- a CDS encoding aldo/keto reductase, translating to MHQQLILPTMGCGTWAWGNRLLWGYDESMDSQLQAVFNLCVSNGVTLFDTGDSYGTGRLNGRSETLLGRFTREYGGAGKEDICIATKLAAYPWRLTRQSMVKAGKSSAQRLGRNVDLVQMHWSTANYAPWQEGVLLDGLADLYEQGFVKGVGLSNYGPKRLQWVHKRFTERGVPIATLQVQYSLLSTYPVTQLRLKDVCDELGIKLIAYSPLALGILTGKYSEKELPKGIRGLLFRQLLPKIQPLLLCLREIAQSRNKTMSQVALNWCICKGTIPIPGAKTIEQAKENIGALGWQLDANEIAELDRAAASVDKQMVQNIFQTQ from the coding sequence ATGCATCAACAACTTATCCTCCCGACAATGGGCTGTGGTACTTGGGCGTGGGGTAATCGTTTGCTTTGGGGCTACGACGAAAGCATGGATAGTCAATTGCAGGCTGTTTTTAACCTCTGCGTGAGTAACGGTGTCACATTGTTTGATACAGGTGATTCTTATGGAACTGGGCGCTTAAACGGGCGCAGCGAAACGTTGTTGGGACGTTTTACCAGGGAGTATGGCGGTGCGGGTAAAGAAGACATCTGCATTGCAACTAAGCTAGCAGCGTATCCTTGGCGATTAACACGTCAGTCGATGGTGAAAGCTGGCAAATCTTCTGCTCAACGTTTGGGGCGAAACGTCGATTTGGTACAGATGCATTGGTCTACGGCAAACTATGCGCCTTGGCAAGAAGGTGTGCTTTTAGATGGGCTTGCAGATCTCTACGAACAGGGATTTGTTAAAGGCGTAGGATTATCTAATTATGGACCAAAACGACTGCAATGGGTGCATAAAAGATTTACAGAGCGAGGAGTACCAATTGCAACTCTACAAGTTCAATATTCATTGCTATCTACGTATCCTGTGACGCAGTTGAGATTAAAAGATGTTTGTGATGAACTGGGAATCAAACTAATTGCCTACAGCCCCCTTGCGTTGGGTATACTAACAGGAAAGTATTCCGAAAAAGAGCTTCCCAAAGGCATTCGCGGGCTACTATTTCGACAGTTATTACCAAAAATTCAACCACTGTTATTATGTCTACGCGAGATCGCTCAATCAAGAAACAAAACAATGTCGCAAGTAGCACTTAACTGGTGTATCTGCAAAGGCACCATCCCTATCCCTGGCGCGAAAACAATAGAACAAGCAAAAGAGAATATCGGTGCTTTAGGTTGGCAACTCGATGCTAACGAAATTGCAGAATTAGATCGAGCAGCGGCTAGTGTTGATAAACAGATGGTGCAAAATATTTTTCAGACTCAGTAA
- a CDS encoding DUF4336 domain-containing protein — MNVQDTLEKTHLNDFAWWFWFVVPLYPFSKRQTIRKEVIKDTVWTFDQVQGIFYVVVPIRMTVVKLEQGLLIYAPVAPTPECIRLVNELVAEHGDVKYIILPTISGIEHKVFVGPFARRFPNAQVFVVPNQWSFPLNLPLSWLGFPRDRTHVLPQDSSQAPFADECDYAILGAIELGPGRFSEVAFFHKKSQTLLVTDSVVSVPEEPPAIVQLDPYPLLFHAKDSATDAIADNQANRRKGWQRTALFALYFRPSVLDVVGWGEVLRKAIIAPDRSRKNYFGLFPFKWTQNWQRSFDALCGNGRLFVAPILQTLILNRAPKETIDWANKVASWNFEWIIPCHFDAPIKARSQQFRQAFDFLERHDTSPLPKEDFQLLKDIDAGLSKLGIVPPPQHKS; from the coding sequence ATGAACGTGCAGGACACACTAGAAAAAACTCATCTCAACGACTTTGCTTGGTGGTTCTGGTTCGTTGTGCCACTATATCCGTTTAGCAAGCGACAAACAATTCGCAAAGAAGTCATCAAAGATACCGTTTGGACTTTTGACCAAGTTCAAGGAATTTTTTACGTTGTCGTGCCAATTCGTATGACTGTTGTGAAGCTTGAGCAAGGCTTGTTAATCTATGCACCAGTTGCACCTACTCCTGAGTGTATTCGCCTTGTCAATGAATTGGTTGCCGAACACGGCGACGTCAAGTACATTATCTTACCAACAATCTCTGGGATTGAACATAAAGTTTTTGTCGGTCCGTTTGCTCGTCGCTTTCCCAATGCGCAAGTGTTTGTTGTACCGAATCAGTGGAGTTTTCCGCTCAATTTACCGCTTAGTTGGCTGGGGTTTCCACGCGATCGCACGCACGTACTACCCCAAGATAGCAGCCAAGCGCCTTTTGCCGATGAGTGCGACTATGCTATTCTCGGTGCAATTGAACTTGGACCTGGGCGATTTTCTGAAGTTGCCTTCTTCCACAAAAAATCGCAGACATTACTTGTGACTGACTCGGTAGTGTCTGTACCCGAAGAACCACCCGCGATTGTGCAACTCGATCCTTATCCGCTACTCTTTCATGCTAAAGACAGTGCAACAGACGCGATCGCAGATAACCAGGCGAATCGTCGTAAAGGATGGCAACGTACTGCACTATTTGCTTTGTACTTCCGCCCTAGCGTCCTCGACGTTGTAGGCTGGGGGGAGGTATTGCGCAAGGCGATTATCGCACCAGATCGTTCGCGTAAAAACTATTTTGGGCTTTTTCCGTTCAAATGGACACAGAATTGGCAACGATCTTTCGATGCGCTGTGCGGAAATGGTCGTTTATTTGTTGCACCGATTCTGCAAACTCTGATTCTCAATCGCGCACCCAAGGAAACTATCGATTGGGCTAATAAAGTAGCAAGTTGGAATTTTGAGTGGATTATTCCTTGTCATTTTGACGCACCGATTAAAGCGCGATCGCAGCAGTTTAGGCAAGCATTTGACTTTTTAGAACGACACGATACATCGCCATTACCCAAGGAAGATTTTCAACTCCTTAAAGATATTGATGCAGGTTTATCTAAACTCGGTATCGTACCACCACCGCAGCATAAGAGTTAG
- a CDS encoding GTPase family protein has product MTEQRDTKLSPADAQPDHSMVNDWKNRIADFWSGTTSRFKLLPVEQAAQTLTKWFSISDAQVAEILETVRAELPTTEALLIGKPQAGKSSIVRGLTGVSAEIIGQGFRPHTQHTERYAYPASDLPLLIFTDTVGLGDVNQNTQVIVEELIGLQQESNRARVLILTVKINDFATDTLRQIATQLRQQYPAIPCLLAVTCLHEVYPPGIENHPTYPPNYTDVNRAFAAIQEAFAGLCDRAVMIDFTLEEDGYTPVFYGLEALRDTLADLLPEAEARAIHQLLDQEVGDKIGNLYRDVGRRYILPFSIMAATLAAVPLPFATMPVLTALQVSMVGLLGKLYGQTLTRSQAGGIVSAIAGGFLAQAIGREIVKFIPGFGSAIAASWAAAYTWSLGEAACVYFGDLMGGKKPDPQKIQSVMQEAFQSAKARFKGIKS; this is encoded by the coding sequence ATGACTGAACAACGCGATACCAAATTGTCACCCGCAGATGCTCAACCTGATCACTCGATGGTGAATGATTGGAAAAACCGAATTGCTGATTTTTGGAGTGGAACAACATCACGTTTCAAGCTTCTACCGGTCGAGCAAGCCGCACAAACCTTAACAAAATGGTTTAGCATTAGTGACGCGCAAGTTGCAGAAATTCTAGAAACAGTCCGCGCTGAATTACCCACAACTGAAGCGCTGTTGATTGGTAAACCGCAAGCGGGGAAAAGTTCAATTGTGCGAGGACTCACAGGCGTTTCAGCAGAAATTATTGGCCAAGGTTTCCGCCCGCACACGCAACACACCGAACGCTATGCTTATCCTGCAAGCGATCTACCATTGCTGATTTTTACCGACACAGTTGGACTTGGAGATGTTAATCAAAATACTCAAGTCATTGTTGAGGAATTAATTGGATTACAGCAAGAAAGTAACCGCGCGCGAGTTTTAATTCTCACGGTCAAAATTAATGATTTTGCGACTGATACACTGAGACAAATTGCTACACAACTGCGGCAGCAATATCCTGCAATTCCCTGTTTACTGGCTGTAACGTGCTTGCACGAAGTTTATCCTCCTGGGATTGAAAATCATCCGACCTATCCACCCAACTACACCGATGTGAATCGCGCCTTTGCAGCAATACAAGAAGCATTTGCAGGATTGTGCGATCGCGCTGTGATGATCGACTTCACGCTCGAAGAAGATGGCTATACTCCAGTGTTTTATGGTTTAGAAGCTTTACGCGATACTTTAGCAGATCTCCTCCCCGAAGCCGAAGCGCGGGCAATTCATCAGTTATTAGATCAAGAAGTAGGCGACAAAATTGGTAATCTCTACCGCGATGTAGGACGACGCTACATTTTACCCTTCTCAATAATGGCAGCAACGCTTGCCGCCGTTCCGCTACCTTTTGCCACAATGCCCGTATTAACCGCATTGCAAGTATCAATGGTCGGACTACTCGGAAAATTGTACGGACAGACACTAACACGATCGCAAGCAGGAGGTATTGTTAGTGCGATCGCCGGTGGTTTTTTAGCGCAAGCTATTGGGCGCGAGATTGTCAAATTTATCCCAGGATTTGGCAGTGCGATCGCCGCATCATGGGCAGCTGCTTATACTTGGTCATTAGGCGAAGCAGCGTGTGTTTACTTTGGTGACTTGATGGGCGGGAAAAAACCCGATCCGCAGAAGATTCAATCGGTAATGCAAGAAGCGTTTCAATCAGCAAAAGCGCGGTTTAAGGGGATTAAGTCTTAA
- the argF gene encoding ornithine carbamoyltransferase, producing the protein MAAFTGRDLLSLADLDADEVKQLLQLAAELKAGKQLHCNQVLGLLFYKASTRTRVSFSVAMYQLGGQVIDLNPDVTQVSRGEPVEDTARVLDRYLDILAIRTFEQQQLETFARYAKIPVINALSDLEHPCQILADLLTVQECFGNLEGLTLTYVGDGNNVAHSLMLGCALVGMNVRVATPAEFAPDAKVVAQAQAIAQNKTEVTVTQDPEAAAKGAAVLYTDVWASMGQESQATSRIPVFQPYQINEQLLSLADAEAIVLHCLPAHRGEEITDGVIEGSQSRVWDQAENRLHAQKALLASLLGVE; encoded by the coding sequence ATGGCAGCATTCACAGGACGCGATTTATTAAGCTTGGCTGACTTAGACGCAGATGAAGTGAAACAGTTGTTGCAACTTGCAGCAGAATTAAAAGCGGGAAAGCAACTGCACTGTAATCAAGTCCTAGGATTGCTGTTTTACAAAGCTTCGACGCGCACGCGGGTGAGTTTTTCTGTCGCGATGTATCAACTCGGCGGACAAGTGATTGATTTGAATCCGGATGTCACTCAAGTCAGTCGCGGCGAACCTGTAGAAGATACCGCACGAGTTTTGGATCGGTATTTGGATATTTTGGCAATTCGCACGTTTGAACAGCAGCAACTTGAAACTTTTGCGCGCTACGCCAAAATTCCGGTAATTAATGCGTTGAGTGACTTAGAGCATCCCTGTCAAATATTAGCCGATTTATTAACCGTTCAAGAGTGTTTTGGTAATTTAGAGGGATTGACGTTGACGTATGTCGGTGATGGTAATAACGTAGCGCACTCGCTGATGTTAGGTTGTGCATTGGTAGGAATGAATGTCCGCGTTGCAACACCTGCGGAATTTGCACCAGATGCTAAAGTTGTCGCGCAAGCGCAAGCGATCGCCCAAAACAAAACCGAAGTCACTGTCACCCAAGATCCTGAAGCTGCGGCAAAAGGGGCGGCAGTATTATACACTGATGTGTGGGCAAGTATGGGGCAAGAATCGCAAGCAACTTCAAGAATTCCTGTCTTTCAGCCATATCAGATTAACGAACAATTATTAAGTCTTGCTGATGCTGAAGCGATCGTTTTGCACTGCTTACCAGCGCATCGCGGTGAAGAAATTACAGATGGTGTCATCGAAGGTTCTCAATCACGCGTGTGGGATCAAGCAGAAAATCGACTTCATGCACAAAAGGCTTTGTTAGCAAGTTTGTTGGGTGTAGAGTGA
- the lexA gene encoding transcriptional repressor LexA produces MEPLTEAQQELYDWLTEYIRQHQHSPSIRQMMQAMNLKSPAPIQSRLEHLRFKGYIEWTEGKARTIRILNRAQQSVPVLGAIAAGGLLEPFTDTVEQLDFSHLFLPPHTYALRVVGDSMIEDLITEGDLVIMRPVSEPEKLRNGTIVAARVDGYGTTLKRFYRRGDRVTLKPANAKYRPIEVAATQVQVQGLLVGVWRDYN; encoded by the coding sequence ATGGAACCTCTCACCGAAGCGCAACAAGAATTATATGACTGGTTAACCGAGTATATTCGCCAACACCAGCATTCGCCTTCGATTCGCCAGATGATGCAGGCGATGAATTTGAAATCTCCCGCGCCAATTCAAAGCCGTTTGGAACATTTACGCTTTAAAGGCTATATTGAATGGACAGAAGGTAAGGCAAGAACAATTCGCATACTCAACCGCGCGCAACAAAGTGTTCCTGTTTTGGGTGCGATCGCCGCAGGTGGTTTACTTGAACCTTTCACGGATACTGTCGAACAATTGGATTTTTCGCACTTATTTTTACCGCCGCATACGTATGCTTTGCGCGTAGTTGGTGACAGTATGATTGAAGATCTCATTACCGAGGGTGACTTGGTGATTATGCGCCCAGTATCCGAACCAGAAAAACTGCGCAATGGCACAATTGTCGCGGCGCGAGTAGACGGATACGGTACAACATTAAAACGATTTTACCGGCGCGGCGATCGCGTCACGCTTAAACCCGCAAATGCTAAATATAGACCGATTGAAGTGGCGGCGACACAAGTACAAGTACAAGGTCTTCTTGTTGGCGTTTGGCGCGATTATAACTAA
- a CDS encoding DNA phosphorothioation system restriction enzyme, translating to MYLQQSLDKTYAKRYSDFLRERNRLRLVVAAENKSDYQVNQILPGCPLIPATIHLRPYQRQAVASWFANNGRGTLKMATGSGKTITALSIAAELYQKIGLQVVLIVCPYQHLVTQWAKECEKFNLQPVLAFENLRSWHSTLSTQLYNVRSGNQRFLSVITTNSTLISDSFQSQLRYFPEKTLIVGDEAHNLGAPRLEECLPRNIGLRLALSATPERYFDDVGTQSLFDYFGSVLQPEFTLKNAIAQGALVHYLYYPILVELTHAESLAYAKLTKKIGRALLWQQRDNVAIENLDYEDLTPLLVQRARLIGAAENKLNALRDLMRSRRETTHTLFYCGDGTQENRRSRSANDQLEAVSRILGLELGYRVSTYTAQTPLSEREKLRHQFETGELQGLVAIRCLDEGVDIPAIQTAVILASSGNPRQFIQRRGRVLRPHPGKERATIFDMIVLPPELDRETLEVERNLLRKELRRFVEFADLADNAGEARLKLLDLQKRYGLLDF from the coding sequence ATGTATTTACAACAATCTCTTGATAAAACCTATGCGAAGCGATATTCCGACTTTCTGCGCGAGCGCAACCGACTGCGATTAGTCGTCGCCGCAGAAAACAAAAGCGACTATCAAGTTAATCAGATATTGCCTGGGTGTCCGCTTATACCAGCAACAATTCACCTACGTCCGTATCAGCGTCAAGCTGTCGCCAGTTGGTTTGCGAATAATGGTAGAGGGACGTTGAAAATGGCAACGGGTAGCGGTAAGACAATTACGGCGCTGTCTATCGCTGCTGAACTTTATCAAAAAATTGGTTTGCAAGTTGTGCTTATTGTCTGTCCATATCAGCATTTAGTGACACAATGGGCAAAAGAATGCGAGAAGTTTAATCTACAGCCAGTGTTAGCTTTTGAAAACTTGCGTAGTTGGCATTCTACACTATCAACGCAGCTATATAACGTGCGTTCTGGTAATCAACGGTTTTTGAGTGTGATTACAACAAATTCGACGCTCATCAGTGATAGTTTTCAATCGCAATTGCGATATTTTCCTGAGAAAACATTAATTGTGGGAGACGAAGCGCACAACTTAGGCGCACCAAGATTAGAAGAATGTTTACCGCGCAACATCGGTTTACGCTTGGCGCTTTCTGCAACGCCGGAAAGGTATTTTGATGATGTGGGAACGCAATCTTTATTTGATTATTTTGGTTCAGTTTTACAACCAGAGTTTACTTTAAAAAATGCGATCGCCCAAGGTGCTTTGGTACATTATCTTTACTATCCGATTTTGGTAGAACTAACTCATGCAGAAAGTTTAGCTTACGCGAAGTTAACCAAAAAAATTGGACGCGCATTATTATGGCAACAACGCGACAACGTTGCGATAGAGAATTTAGATTATGAAGACTTAACGCCATTACTGGTGCAACGCGCAAGGTTAATTGGTGCGGCGGAAAACAAGTTAAACGCTTTGCGCGATTTGATGAGGAGTCGGCGCGAAACGACGCATACGCTATTTTATTGCGGCGATGGTACGCAAGAAAACCGGCGATCGCGATCGGCAAACGATCAACTTGAAGCTGTCTCGAGAATCTTAGGCTTAGAACTTGGTTATCGAGTCAGTACCTACACCGCCCAAACACCGCTATCAGAACGCGAAAAGTTACGTCATCAGTTTGAAACTGGGGAGTTGCAAGGTTTAGTAGCAATTCGCTGTTTAGATGAAGGTGTGGATATTCCAGCAATTCAAACGGCAGTGATTTTGGCAAGTTCGGGAAATCCTCGGCAATTTATTCAGCGTCGAGGGCGAGTTTTGCGCCCGCATCCAGGCAAAGAACGTGCCACAATTTTTGACATGATTGTTTTACCGCCAGAGTTGGATCGCGAAACTTTAGAAGTTGAACGCAATCTCTTACGCAAAGAGTTACGGCGGTTTGTCGAGTTTGCCGATTTGGCGGATAATGCAGGGGAAGCCAGGCTGAAATTGTTAGACTTGCAAAAAAGATACGGTTTGTTGGATTTTTAG
- the dxr gene encoding 1-deoxy-D-xylulose-5-phosphate reductoisomerase, whose translation MKAITLLGSTGSIGTQTLDIVAQYPDQFRIVGLAAGRNVEMLAAQIRQFRPSIVAICVEDKLPELKEAIADLDPQPILLAGEAGIVEVARYGEAETVVTGIVGCAGLLPTIAAIEAGKDIALANKETLIAGGPVVLPLIEKYDVKVLPADSEHSAIFQCLQGVPDKGLRRILLTASGGAFRDLPVEKLAQVKIADALKHPNWSMGKKITIDSATLMNKGLEVIEAHFLFGLDYDRIDIVIHPQSIIHSLIELQDTSVLAQLGWADMRLPLLYALSYPERIYTNWEPLDLVKAGNLTFKAPDHQKYPCMQLAYAAGKAGGSMPAVLNAANEQAVALFLEEKIRFLDIPRCIEQVCDRHTADNCTNPLLEDIVNADRWARQEAIAVCEALDSRMVR comes from the coding sequence GTGAAAGCGATTACTCTTCTTGGCTCCACTGGCTCTATCGGTACGCAAACCCTCGATATTGTAGCGCAGTATCCCGATCAATTTCGGATTGTGGGTTTGGCAGCTGGGCGTAATGTAGAAATGCTTGCGGCTCAGATTCGACAGTTTCGACCAAGTATCGTTGCAATTTGTGTGGAAGACAAACTGCCCGAACTCAAAGAAGCGATCGCCGATCTGGATCCACAACCAATTTTGCTCGCGGGTGAAGCTGGAATCGTTGAAGTAGCGCGTTATGGTGAAGCGGAAACTGTTGTGACAGGAATTGTCGGCTGTGCGGGCTTATTACCAACAATTGCAGCGATTGAAGCGGGTAAAGATATCGCTTTAGCTAACAAAGAAACGCTGATTGCAGGTGGTCCGGTTGTGCTACCGTTAATCGAGAAATACGATGTAAAAGTATTACCAGCAGACTCCGAACATTCCGCAATTTTTCAATGTCTTCAAGGTGTACCTGATAAAGGATTGCGGCGGATTTTACTCACAGCCTCTGGTGGTGCTTTTCGCGATCTGCCTGTGGAGAAGTTAGCGCAAGTTAAAATTGCAGATGCCTTAAAACATCCTAACTGGTCAATGGGTAAAAAAATTACGATTGACTCGGCGACGTTGATGAATAAGGGCTTGGAAGTTATTGAGGCGCATTTTCTCTTTGGGCTTGACTATGATCGCATCGATATTGTCATCCATCCGCAAAGTATTATTCACTCGTTGATTGAACTGCAAGATACTTCAGTGTTAGCGCAGTTAGGATGGGCGGATATGCGTTTACCGTTGTTGTATGCATTATCGTATCCTGAACGCATTTATACAAACTGGGAACCTCTCGACTTGGTAAAGGCAGGGAATTTGACGTTTAAAGCCCCCGACCACCAGAAATATCCTTGTATGCAACTTGCTTACGCAGCAGGTAAAGCTGGCGGATCAATGCCAGCAGTATTGAACGCAGCTAACGAACAAGCGGTAGCATTATTTTTAGAAGAGAAAATTCGCTTTTTAGATATTCCTCGGTGTATTGAACAAGTGTGCGATCGCCATACCGCAGATAATTGTACAAATCCATTGCTAGAGGACATTGTGAACGCGGATCGTTGGGCAAGACAAGAAGCGATCGCTGTTTGTGAAGCGTTGGATAGTAGGATGGTTCGTTAG
- the rpsN gene encoding 30S ribosomal protein S14: protein MAKKSMIEREKKRQKLVTKYAQKREALIEQFEQATSQREKLEIHRQIQQLPRNSAPTRLHNRCWVTGRPRGVYRDFGLSRHVLREWAHQGLLPGVVKSSW from the coding sequence ATGGCTAAAAAAAGTATGATTGAGCGCGAGAAAAAGCGCCAGAAACTTGTAACAAAGTATGCGCAAAAGCGAGAAGCGTTAATTGAGCAGTTTGAACAAGCAACTTCACAACGCGAGAAGTTAGAAATTCATCGCCAAATTCAACAGCTACCACGCAATAGCGCACCAACACGCTTGCATAACCGCTGCTGGGTTACGGGGCGTCCTAGAGGAGTCTATCGGGATTTTGGTCTATCTCGCCACGTATTGCGCGAATGGGCACACCAAGGATTACTTCCTGGAGTTGTCAAATCTAGCTGGTAA